The genomic DNA GAAGAAGGCGAAGAAGACGATGAGGAAGAAGTAGATCACCGTGTGGATCGGCTTGCCGTCCACCAAATGCTGTTGAATCCACGCAGACCACCCCGATGTGCTGTTGCCCGCGAACTGGACGATCAGGATCGGGATGTAGAGCAGCGACGAGGCGAAGATGACGGGAATCACACCCGCCTGGTTCACCTTGAGGGGGATGTAGGTCGAGGTGCCGCCGTAGGAGCGGCGGCCGATCATGCGCTTCGCGTACTGGACCGGGATCCGGCGCTGGGCCTGCTCGACGAAGACCACCAGGGCGACCATCACGAAGCCGATCAGGATGACCGTGCCGAACTCGATCCAGCCCTTGGCGAGCTTGCCGCTCTCCTTGATGGCCCACAGGGAGCCGGGGAAGCCCGCGGCGATCGAGATGAACATCAGGATCGACATGCCGTTGCCGACGCCGCGGTCGGTGATCAGCTCACCGAGCCACATGACGAGGGCGGTGCCGGCGGTCATGGTGATGACCATGACGGCGATGGTGAAGATCGACTGGTCGGGGACGATCTGGTCGGCGACGGTGCAGCCGCTGAACAGCGCACCGCTCTTGGCGGTGGCCACCAGGCCGGTGCCCTGGAGGATGGCCAGGGCGACGGTCAGGTAGCGCGTGTACTGCGTGATCTTCGCCTGCCCGGACTGGCCCTCCTTCTTCAGGGCCTCGAGCCGCGGGATGACCACGGTCAGCAGCTGAAGGATGATGCTCGCCGTGATGTACGGCATGATGCCGAGCGCGAAGATGGTGATCTGCAGCAGGGCACCACCGCTGAACATGTCCATCAGGCCGAGCAGGTTCTTGCTGCCCTGCTGGGCCTGCTTGACACATTGCTGGACGTTCTCGTAGTCCACACCGGGGACCGGGATGTGTGCACCGAGCCGGTAGAGGACGATGATGCCGAACGTGAAGAGCAGCTTCTTACGCAGGTCGGGCGTCTTGAACGCCCGGGCGAACGCGGTGAGCACGGTGCCTCCTGCGACCCCCGAGCTAGCGCGTCAGAGGCGACGGGTTTGAAGAATCAGCGGTTACCTGGCAAGGCGGCGCTGTGCTGGCACAGGCCGCCCGAAGATTAATGGCGCCACCCTACCCGGCCATGCGGCACACGGGAAACATCTGTAGTCACCCACGATCCGAACCCGGTGGCCGGACCCCCGCGGCCGGACTCCGCGTCCGGCCCCGGCGCGACCCCTGGGAGGCGGGCGGGAGCGTGCCGGAGCCCACCGGGCGGCGCCGGGGCGCCGGGCGCGGGGAAGGGCCGTACCCGGGGGCGGGGCGGGTGGACGCGCGCCCTCCGCCGGCGGGCGCGTCGCCCGCACCGGGCCGTACGCGCCCTGGGCGGGCGACACGGGCGGGGGAAGGCGGAAGGCCTGGCAGGGCGCCCGGAGGCGCCCTGCCAGGCCTTCACGTCAGCCGGGGCTCAGATGAGCTCGGTGACCGTGCCGCCGGCGGCGGTGATCTTCTCCTTGGCGGAGCCGGAGACGGCGTCGACCGTCACCTGCAGCGCCACGGAGATCTCGCCCTGACCCAGCACCTTGACGAGCTGGTTCTTGCGAACCGCGCCCTTGGCGACCAGGCCCTCGACCGTGACCTCGCCACCCTCGGGGTAGAGGGCCGCGAGCTTGTCCAGGTTCACGACCTGGTACTCGGTCTTGAAGGGGTTCTTGAAGCCCTTCAGCTTCGGGAGGCGCATGTGCAGCGGCATCTGGCCGCCCTCGAAGCGCTCCGGAACCTGGTAGCGGGCCTTCGTGCCCTTGGTACCACGACCGGCCGTCTTACCCTTCGACGCCTCACCACGACCCACGCGGGTCTTGGCGGTCTTGGCGCCCGGGGCGGGACGGAGGTTGTGGATCTTCAGCGGGTTGTTCTCCGCCATGATCAGTCGACCTCCTCGACCGTCACGAGGTGGCGGACGGTGTGCACCATGCCGCGGAACTCGGGGCGGTCCTCCTTGACGACCACGTCGTT from Streptomyces sp. MRC013 includes the following:
- the secY gene encoding preprotein translocase subunit SecY, which translates into the protein MLTAFARAFKTPDLRKKLLFTFGIIVLYRLGAHIPVPGVDYENVQQCVKQAQQGSKNLLGLMDMFSGGALLQITIFALGIMPYITASIILQLLTVVIPRLEALKKEGQSGQAKITQYTRYLTVALAILQGTGLVATAKSGALFSGCTVADQIVPDQSIFTIAVMVITMTAGTALVMWLGELITDRGVGNGMSILMFISIAAGFPGSLWAIKESGKLAKGWIEFGTVILIGFVMVALVVFVEQAQRRIPVQYAKRMIGRRSYGGTSTYIPLKVNQAGVIPVIFASSLLYIPILIVQFAGNSTSGWSAWIQQHLVDGKPIHTVIYFFLIVFFAFFYVAISFNPEEVADNMKKYGGFIPGIRAGRPTAEYLSYVLNRITWPGSLYLGLIALVPTMALAGFGGANANFPFGGTSILIIVGVGLETVKQIESQLQQRNYEGFLR
- the rplO gene encoding 50S ribosomal protein L15; translated protein: MAENNPLKIHNLRPAPGAKTAKTRVGRGEASKGKTAGRGTKGTKARYQVPERFEGGQMPLHMRLPKLKGFKNPFKTEYQVVNLDKLAALYPEGGEVTVEGLVAKGAVRKNQLVKVLGQGEISVALQVTVDAVSGSAKEKITAAGGTVTELI
- the rpmD gene encoding 50S ribosomal protein L30 — translated: MARLKITQTKSYIGSKQNHRDTLRSLGLKRLNDVVVKEDRPEFRGMVHTVRHLVTVEEVD